A genomic window from Catenulispora sp. EB89 includes:
- a CDS encoding TIGR02679 family protein produces MSGLEAFRGPEYQRLFAAVRRSLERTGSDLTGQVSVGSLDEAERKALIGLTGQYRPAGVARITVSLSRLDEVVHAATGLPLPEAVAAIVGKPLRHKPDERARDETARAAARSLAEASPLYPACSWFQQWLDALAPAITKMVNQGTTARLAAAVRVLEAIEQRREQNLPLLLPALAEQATGDTKALGRGKPTATLVLRALALRTGTPMPTRAEGTRELWDRCGVVVDDLASRVLVLNLPATGDGLGEWLSGAARYGTPFQITLHQLTVHPMRVAGADVFVCENPAVLRQAAAELGPDAPPMLCTEGRPSAAFHRMAHQLTDAGARLRYHGDYDWDGIDIANQIITRHHAEPWHMTEDQYRKHADVTDDAIRLRGNPKRTPWAPGLADAMAELGVAVYEEAVAARLIEALKRADRK; encoded by the coding sequence GTGAGCGGACTGGAGGCGTTCCGCGGCCCGGAGTACCAGCGGCTGTTTGCCGCGGTACGCCGCTCGCTGGAGCGCACCGGGTCGGATCTGACCGGACAGGTCAGCGTCGGCTCACTCGACGAGGCCGAACGCAAAGCCCTGATCGGCTTGACCGGGCAATACCGCCCAGCGGGCGTCGCACGTATCACGGTGAGCCTGTCCCGTCTGGACGAGGTCGTCCATGCTGCGACCGGTCTGCCCCTGCCCGAGGCAGTGGCGGCCATCGTCGGCAAGCCCCTGCGTCACAAGCCAGACGAACGCGCACGCGACGAAACCGCCCGTGCCGCCGCACGCTCCCTGGCCGAGGCCAGCCCTCTCTACCCGGCCTGCTCGTGGTTTCAGCAGTGGCTCGACGCGCTCGCACCGGCGATCACCAAGATGGTGAACCAGGGCACCACCGCCCGCCTGGCAGCAGCGGTCCGAGTCCTCGAGGCCATCGAACAACGCCGCGAACAAAACCTCCCGCTCCTGCTGCCGGCACTCGCAGAACAAGCCACCGGCGACACCAAAGCGCTCGGGCGCGGCAAACCGACCGCGACCCTGGTGCTTCGCGCCTTGGCTCTGCGAACCGGAACGCCGATGCCCACCAGGGCGGAAGGTACTAGAGAGCTGTGGGACCGCTGCGGGGTGGTCGTCGACGATCTGGCCAGCCGCGTCCTCGTCCTCAACCTGCCCGCCACCGGCGACGGACTCGGTGAATGGCTCAGTGGTGCGGCTCGCTACGGCACCCCGTTCCAGATCACTCTTCATCAGCTCACGGTCCACCCGATGCGCGTGGCAGGCGCTGACGTGTTCGTCTGCGAGAACCCTGCGGTGCTACGCCAGGCCGCCGCCGAACTCGGACCGGACGCCCCACCAATGCTGTGCACCGAAGGCAGGCCCTCGGCGGCATTCCACCGCATGGCCCACCAGCTGACGGACGCCGGCGCCCGACTGCGCTATCACGGCGACTACGACTGGGACGGCATCGACATCGCCAACCAGATCATCACCCGACACCACGCCGAACCCTGGCACATGACCGAAGACCAGTACCGGAAACACGCTGACGTCACCGACGACGCCATCCGACTCCGGGGCAACCCGAAGCGGACACCGTGGGCGCCGGGTTTGGCCGATGCGATGGCGGAGCTCGGCGTGGCCGTCTATGAGGAGGCGGTGGCCGCGAGGCTGATCGAGGCCCTGAAACGGGCTGATCGCAAGTAG